The Mercurialis annua linkage group LG2, ddMerAnnu1.2, whole genome shotgun sequence genome contains a region encoding:
- the LOC126667633 gene encoding BTB/POZ domain-containing protein NPY1, giving the protein MKFMKLGTKPDAFQAEGKSVRYVSSELATDVTINVGEVKFHLHKFPLLSKSNRLQKLVSNASEESLDEISMADFPGGPKAFEICAKFCYGMTVTLNAYSVVAARCAAEYLEMTEDIDKGNLIFKIEVFLNSSILRSWKDSIIVLQTTKSLMPWSEELKIVGRCVDSIASKTSVDPANITWSYTFNRKLSAPDKIVEDGVKFREKIESVPKDWWVEDICELDIELYKRVILAIKSKGRMDSTVIGEALKTYAVRWLPDTLNDLVSDGRTWRYKYLVESLVCLLPSEKGVGCPCSFLLKLLKVAIFVGVDDSPKEDLIKRISLKLHEASVKDLLIPAQSFQATMYDVELVQCLLNRYMTHEKYCQDLTVEKNDETDDFVLRHGHGYMLSVGKLIDGYLSEIASDPYVTLASFIDLAQSIPESARLTHDGVYKAIDTYLKEHPNLTKAERKKICGLMDVKKLSMDASMHAAQNDRLPLRVVVQVLFFEQVRASSVQASNNSSHNASNSMTNTDEECDKATVDGEKTLKKQMSKPKVKAEDLHKNGQLTKKNSKNSKSGIQLLPSRSRRIFDRLWIVGKGSAENRSSETSGSSQSPSSMVPGDTKSSGSSSRNRRHSIS; this is encoded by the exons ATATGTGTCATCCGAGCTGGCTACAGATGTCACCATAAATGTTGGTGAAGTAAAGTTTCACCTCCATAAG TTTCCTCTCTTGTCGAAGAGTAACCGCTTGCAAAAACTAGTGTCAAATGCCAGTGAAGAGAGTTTGGATGAAATTAGTATGGCTGATTTTCCTGGTGGTCCAAAGGCCTTTGAGATTTGTGCTAAGTTCTGCTATGGAATGACTGTTACTCTTAATGCTTACAGTGTTGTTGCTGCTCGCTGTGCAGCTGAATACCTTGAGATGACTGAGGATATTGATAAAGGGAACCTTATTTTCAAAATCGAGGTATTTCTAAACTCCAGTATCTTGCGAAGTTGGAAGGATTCCATCATTGTTCTTCAGACGACTAAATCTCTCATGCCCTGGTCTGAAGAGTTGAAGATTGTGGGGAGGTGCGTAGATTCTATTGCATCTAAAACCTCTGTGGATCCTGCAAATATTACTTGGTCATACACGTTTAACAGGAAACTATCAGCGCCTGATAAAATAGTTGAGGATGGAGTGAAGTTCAGAGAGAAAATTGAATCTGTACCAAAGGATTGGTGGGTTGAAGATATTTGTGAACTGGATATTGAACTCTACAAGCGAGTCATACTTGCTATTAAATCAAAAGGAAGAATGGACAGCACGGTTATTGGGGAGGCATTGAAAACTTATGCAGTCAGATGGTTACCAGATACCCTTAATGATTTGGTTTCTGATGGTCGTACCTGGAGGTACAAATATCTGGTAGAATCACTGGTTTGTTTATTGCCGTCAGAAAAGGGTGTTGGTTGTCCATGCAGTTTCTTGTTGAAGTTGTTGAAAGTTGCCATTTTCGTTGGAGTTGATGATTCCCCCAAGGAAGACTTAATAAAGAGGATCAGTTTAAAGTTGCATGAGGCTTCTGTTAAGGATTTGTTGATCCCAGCACAGTCCTTTCAAGCCACAATGTATGATGTCGAATTGGTACAATGCCTTCTAAATCGTTACATGACTCATGAAAAGTACTGTCAGGATTTAACTGTTGAGAAGAATGATGAGACTGATGATTTCGTTTTGCGACATGGACATGGGTACATGTTGAGTGTTGGAAAGTTAATTGATGGATATCTTTCAGAAATTGCAAGTGACCCATATGTCACCCTTGCCAGCTTCATAGACTTAGCTCAGTCTATTCCCGAGTCTGCTAGACTGACTCATGATGGAGTGTACAAAGCCATTGATACTTATCTAAAG GAGCATCCAAATTTGACAAAggcagaaagaaagaaaatatgcGGGTTGATGGACGTTAAAAAACTTTCAATGGATGCATCAATGCATGCTGCACAGAATGATCGTCTCCCGCTTCGTGTTGTAGTCCAAGTTCTCTTTTTCGAGCAGGTCCGAGCGAGTTCAGTTCAAGCTTCCAACAACAGCTCCCACAACGCTTCAAATTCCATGACAAACACAGATGAAGAATGTGACAAAGCAACAGTAGATGGCGAAAAAACCTTAAAGAAGCAGATGAGTAAACCGAAAGTAAAAGCCGAAGACTTGCATAAAAATGGACAACTAACAAAGAAAAACAGCAAGAACAGCAAAAGCGGCATCCAATTGTTGCCGTCTCGATCAAGGAGGATTTTCGACAGGTTGTGGATTGTTGGAAAAGGGAGTGCAGAAAACAGAAGTTCAGAAACATCAGGAAGTTCGCAAAGCCCGAGTTCCATGGTTCCTGGAGACACAAAATCCTCAGGCTCATCTTCAAGAAACAGAAGACACTCCATCTCCTAA
- the LOC126667634 gene encoding uncharacterized protein LOC126667634: MKLNYQISVSIAVFLFLLVNQWPIIASSADSQCKAWLVQSIPTDMPHLRQVPGVLSTGDVLRWLAGNSSKELDIIAQYWQLIAQPEDEHSGDYGYSNEHMKKFGAFEGSAVYNSIIDAANRNISIRLLQHSGVYPDYTKEADDIASGRSNVESVTLLLGNYWGSGIVHAKVWISDNKDVYIGSANNDWKALTQIKEVGIYLVGCNKIARKVETYFQNLWTLGHLNALDYTTTVWDQQWQINRTVPCWSHFIHRKERCRSPLSHHFVETSHVAGYPILSDPHMFKVPIVTPGYNNSTLKPESSYLSFAPPELSFGKYQTDEQAWIETIKSVGNGETVRINTMDWLGQSQFTKPKVYWSSLSSAISEVIFSKNATVKIMVAYWAHYINNTEQYLKSLLYSNVLCSSSKYNSCSGKVEIKYYVVPGYNQTGPALRNGAQTRNLYPDYTRVNHAKYAVSDVRAHIGTSNLVWDYFYTTAGVSFGTYYPGIVSQLQMIFDVDWNSPYAVSIEEQEGSHFFSR, from the exons ATGAAATTGAACTACCAAATTAGCGTTTCAATTGCTGTTTTTCTGTTTCTTTTAGTCAATCAATGGCCAATAATTGCATCTTCAGCAGACTCACAGTGCAAAGCATGGCTTGTCCAATCAATCCCCACCGACATGCCTCACCTCCGTCAGGTCCCCGGCGTTCTTTCCACCG GTGATGTGCTGCGTTGGTTAGCTGGTAACTCTAGCAAGGAATTAGATATTATAGCTCAATACTGGCAATTGATTGCACAACCCGAAGATGAACATTCCGGAGATTATGGATACTCTAACGAACACATGAAAAAGTTTGGTGCTTTTGAAGGTTCTGCTGTTTATAACTCCATAATCGATGCAGCCAATCGAAATATCAGTATCAG ATTACTGCAACATTCTGGAGTGTATCCGGATTATACTAAAGAAGCAGATGATATTGCTTCCGGAAGATCAAATGTGGAAAGTGTGACATTGTTACTTGGAAATTATTGGGGTTCAGGTATTGTTCATGCTAAAGTTTGGATATCTGATAATAAAGATGTTTATATTGGATCTGCTAACAATGATTGGAAAGCTCTTACTCAG ATTAAGGAGGTTGGTATTTACCTAGTTGGGTGTAATAAGATTGCCAGAAAGGTTGAGACATATTTTCAGAACTTATGGACGCTTGGCCATCTTAATGCATTGGATTATACAACCACGGTATGGGATCAACAGTGGCAGATTAATAGAACAGTTCCGTGCTGGTCTCATTTTATTCATCGCAAAGAAAGATGCCG GTCTCCTCTTTCCCATCACTTTGTAGAAACTTCCCATGTTGCAGGCTATCCTATACTATCAGACCCTCATATGTTTAAAGTTCCTATTGTAACTCCTGGATATAATAATTCAACTCTCAAGCCTGAGTCGAGTTATTTATCTTTTGCTCCTCCCGAG CTATCGTTTGGCAAGTATCAGACTGATGAACAGGCTTGGATTGAAACTATAAAATCTGTTGGAAATGGAGAAACAGTTAGGATTAACACTATGGATTGGCTCGGCCAGTCCCAGTTTacaaagccaaaggtttattgGTCTTCCCTCTCTTCTGCAATTTCAGAG GTTATCTTCTCGAAGAACGCGACGGTGAAGATAATGGTAGCATACTGGGCACACTACATCAACAACACAGAACAGTATTTGAAATCTTTGCTATACTCCAATGTACTATGTTCTTCTTCAAAGTATAACAGCTGTTCTGGTAAAGTGGAGATCAAATACTACGTTGTTCCAGGTTACAATCAGACAGGACCTGCACTCAGAAATGGGGCTCAAACAAGAAATCTTTATCCAGATTATACCAGGGTTAACCATGCGAAATATGCGGTAAGTGATGTTCGAGCTCACATTGGAACGAGCAACCTCGTATGGGACTATTTTTACACGACAGCCGGTGTCAGTTTCGGAACGTATTACCCCGGCATTGTTTCGCAACTTCAAATGATATTTGATGTTGATTGGAATTCGCCATATGCGGTTTCGATTGAAGAACAGGAGGGAAGTCATTTTTTTTCAAGGTGA